Proteins encoded in a region of the Alosa sapidissima isolate fAloSap1 chromosome 19, fAloSap1.pri, whole genome shotgun sequence genome:
- the zfp36l1a gene encoding mRNA decay activator protein ZFP36L1a yields MTTAVASPFDLSEVINKYNTKMLNYKNNILTGSHGLSVPCSSANMPSSTLLDRKAVGTPSASMYQRRHSVTLPSSSRLNHNQFLNLAKPSDVTLLNAGLMGHSNSSIGSINCNNNSSSNKENRLRERSYSETGERLLHKGGAGLTLGPLPTSPTSNGNSPCLGTPTGQVNSSRYKTELCRPFEENGSCKYGDKCQFAHGAHELRSLSRHPKYKTELCRTFHTIGFCPYGPRCHFIHNAEERRGPPSAPISPLSASNGKMERPQLHHSFSFAGFPSAGCASSSSSSCSSLGGSAGSYLRDGPTSLTPPPTFPAEDEIPEWPSSNPFTFSGQKLANIFCPSLSLPSGDPVPAAAAPGAPLTSAGQAPPSPTGSGGTPSMYLFRAVSESPQPFEFPSSQTDSLSDQEGYHSSSGSSSLSGSESPVLDTSRRLPIFSRLSISDD; encoded by the exons ATGACCACAGCAGTGGCTTCGCCTTTTGACTTGAGCGAAGTGATCAACAAG tACAACACCAAGATGCTGAACTACAAGAACAACATACTAACCGGCAGTCATGGATTGTCGGTGCCCTGCTCCAGTGCCAACATGCCCAGCTCAACCCTGCTGGACAGGAAGGCCGTTGGCACCCCATCAGCCAGCATGTACCAGCGACGGCACTCAGTAACCCTACCCAGCAGCTCCAGACTCAACCACAACCAGTTTCTCAACTTGGCCAAGCCCTCTGACGTAACCCTGCTGAATGCTGGGTTGATGGGCCACAGCAATAGCAGCATCGGCAGCATCAACTGCAACaataacagcagcagcaacaaggAGAATCGCCTTAGGGAGCGCTCCTACTCCGAGACAGGTGAGCGTCTCCTGCATAAGGGTGGCGCTGGTCTGACCCTTGgtcccctccccacctcccccaccagCAATGGCAACAGCCCCTGCCTGGGCACCCCTACCGGGCAGGTGAACTCCAGCCGCTACAAGACGGAGCTGTGCCGGCCCTTTGAGGAGAACGGCTCATGCAAGTACGGCGACAAGTGTCAGTTTGCCCATGGCGCCCACGAGCTGCGCAGCCTGAGCCGCCACCCCAAGTACAAGACAGAGCTGTGCCGCACCTTCCACACCATTGGCTTCTGCCCGTACGGCCCACGCTGCCACTTCATCCACAACGCAGAGGAGCGCCGGGGGCCACCGTCCGCGCCCATCTCGCCCCTCTCGGCCTCCAACGGCAAGATGGAGCGGCCGCAGCTTCATCACAGCTTCAGCTTCGCCGGCTTCCCCAGCGCCGGTTgtgcctcctcctcatcctcctcatgcTCCTCCTTGGGCGGGAGCGCTGGCAGCTACCTGCGGGACGGCCCCACATCCCTCACCCCGCCTCCCACCTTCCCCGCCGAGGACGAGATCCCTGAGTGGCCCAGCTCCAACCCCTTCACCTTCTCTGGTCAGAAGCTAGCTAACATCTTCTGCCCCTCGCTGAGCTTGCCCTCTGGTGACCCTGTGCCAGCGGCTGCAGCCCCTGGTGCTCCCCTGACCTCTGCCGGCCAGGCGCCGCCATCTCCCACAGGCAGCGGCGGCACGCCCTCGATGTACCTCTTCAGGGCGGTGTCCGAGTCCCCGCAGCCCTTCGAGTTTCCGTCCAGCCAGACAGACTCTCTGTCGGACCAGGAGGGCTACCACAGCAGCTCGGGCAGCAGCAGCCTGAGTGGCTCCGAGTCACCCGTGCTGGACACCAGCCGCCGGCTGCCCATCTTCAGCCGCCTGTCCATCTCCGACGACTAG